A single genomic interval of Persephonella atlantica harbors:
- the rplN gene encoding 50S ribosomal protein L14, whose product MIRRGTYLNTADNSGAKKVQCIGIPKKVNFGKQTDFATLGDVITVTVKDALPNGTAKKGKVYKAVVVRTAKEVGRPDGSFIKFDDNAVVLLNNNLEPIGTRILGPVAREIRAKGFYRIVSLAPEVI is encoded by the coding sequence ATGATTAGAAGAGGAACATATCTGAATACAGCTGACAACTCGGGAGCAAAAAAGGTTCAGTGTATAGGGATACCAAAAAAGGTAAACTTTGGTAAACAGACTGACTTTGCAACACTGGGAGACGTTATTACCGTAACTGTTAAAGATGCACTTCCCAATGGAACAGCGAAAAAAGGCAAAGTTTACAAAGCTGTGGTTGTAAGAACGGCAAAAGAGGTTGGGAGACCTGATGGAAGTTTTATAAAGTTTGATGATAATGCGGTTGTTCTTCTCAACAACAACCTTGAGCCAATAGGAACTCGTATTTTAGGTCCTGTAGCAAGAGAAATAAGAGCAAAAGGTTTTTACAGAATAGTTTCACTGGCACCGGAGGTAATATAA
- the rpsQ gene encoding 30S ribosomal protein S17 yields MAVKSRRKEFVGKVVSDKMDKTVVVAVERQFPHPLYGKRIKRTKKFYAHDEENRCKVGDVVRIRESRPLSKLKRWVVVEIISSQS; encoded by the coding sequence ATGGCAGTAAAATCAAGAAGAAAGGAGTTTGTTGGCAAAGTTGTATCAGATAAAATGGATAAAACAGTTGTTGTAGCAGTAGAAAGACAGTTCCCACATCCTCTCTATGGAAAAAGGATAAAGAGAACTAAAAAATTCTATGCACATGATGAAGAAAACAGATGCAAAGTGGGTGATGTTGTCAGAATTAGAGAATCAAGACCTCTTTCAAAGCTGAAAAGATGGGTTGTGGTTGAGATTATCTCTTCCCAGTCTTGA
- a CDS encoding type Z 30S ribosomal protein S14, translated as MARKCLIAKSFMKKPKYSTRNHSRCPICGRPRGFLRQFNMCRLCFRERALRGEIPGVKKASW; from the coding sequence ATGGCACGTAAATGTTTAATAGCAAAATCATTTATGAAAAAACCAAAATACAGCACAAGAAACCACTCAAGGTGTCCTATCTGTGGAAGACCAAGGGGATTTTTAAGACAGTTTAATATGTGCAGACTGTGTTTTAGAGAAAGAGCCCTCAGAGGAGAAATCCCTGGGGTAAAAAAAGCGAGCTGGTAA
- a CDS encoding adenylate kinase, with product MAKTLIFLGPPGAGKGTQAQRLVAEKGFVQISTGDILREAVKNQTELGKKAKEYMDAGKLVPDDIIIGIIKEKLQELEGKDIILDGFPRTIPQAEALDKMLPQVGRTLDGVILFDVPDEEVIKRLSGRRVDPKTGKVYHIIYNPPPEGVEVIQRDDDREEVIKKRLEVYHSQTAPLIEYYRKQNKLLVIDATKSPDEVYKQLLSVVK from the coding sequence ATGGCAAAAACATTGATATTTTTGGGACCCCCCGGTGCAGGAAAAGGAACACAGGCACAGAGATTAGTTGCAGAGAAAGGATTTGTCCAGATATCCACAGGAGACATCCTGAGAGAAGCAGTAAAAAACCAGACGGAGCTTGGGAAAAAGGCAAAAGAGTATATGGATGCAGGAAAACTTGTTCCTGACGATATAATCATAGGAATTATAAAAGAAAAACTCCAAGAGCTTGAAGGAAAGGATATAATACTTGACGGATTCCCCAGAACTATCCCTCAGGCTGAAGCTCTTGATAAGATGCTGCCTCAGGTTGGAAGAACATTAGACGGAGTTATCCTGTTTGATGTTCCAGATGAAGAGGTGATAAAAAGGCTGTCAGGAAGAAGGGTTGACCCAAAAACAGGTAAAGTCTATCACATAATCTACAATCCACCTCCGGAAGGTGTAGAAGTTATCCAGAGGGACGATGACAGGGAAGAGGTAATAAAGAAAAGATTAGAGGTCTATCACTCTCAGACAGCTCCCCTTATTGAATATTACAGAAAACAGAATAAATTACTGGTCATTGATGCAACAAAAAGTCCAGATGAAGTTTACAAACAGCTTCTATCTGTGGTAAAATAA
- the rplV gene encoding 50S ribosomal protein L22: MAEATKNLEARAVLRYARTSPTKARQVINAIRGKDVGVALALLHGMNKRAARMVEKLLKSAIANAELKDMDIDNLYIKEIRAEDGPILKRYMPRAYGRATPKKRRFSHIYITLAERQ; the protein is encoded by the coding sequence ATGGCAGAAGCTACAAAGAACCTTGAAGCAAGGGCTGTTTTGAGATACGCGAGAACCTCACCGACAAAAGCGAGACAGGTAATCAATGCAATAAGAGGAAAGGATGTTGGTGTTGCACTTGCTCTTCTACATGGTATGAACAAAAGAGCAGCAAGAATGGTGGAAAAGCTCCTGAAAAGCGCTATAGCAAATGCAGAGCTGAAGGATATGGATATTGACAACCTCTACATAAAAGAGATCAGAGCAGAAGATGGTCCAATACTGAAAAGGTACATGCCAAGGGCTTATGGAAGGGCAACGCCTAAAAAAAGAAGATTTTCTCACATTTATATAACTTTAGCTGAAAGGCAGTAA
- the rpsK gene encoding 30S ribosomal protein S11, with protein sequence MAKKRRKTTKKVKRTVPYGIAHVQATFNNTIVTITDKEGNVLTWASGGTEGFKGTRKSTPYAAQKAAEKAAKRAMDEFGMKDIEVWVKGPGAGRESAIRTLQAAGLNIKVIKDVTPIPHNGCRPPSKRRV encoded by the coding sequence ATGGCTAAGAAGAGAAGAAAAACCACCAAAAAGGTAAAAAGAACAGTACCTTACGGTATAGCTCACGTTCAGGCAACATTTAACAATACAATAGTTACAATAACAGATAAAGAAGGGAATGTTCTGACATGGGCTTCTGGAGGAACAGAAGGTTTTAAAGGAACAAGGAAGTCTACCCCTTATGCTGCTCAGAAAGCAGCTGAAAAGGCAGCAAAAAGGGCAATGGATGAGTTTGGAATGAAAGACATAGAGGTGTGGGTGAAAGGTCCTGGTGCAGGTAGAGAGTCTGCCATCAGAACCCTTCAGGCTGCAGGACTGAACATTAAAGTTATTAAAGACGTGACACCAATACCCCACAACGGATGTCGTCCACCAAGTAAAAGGAGGGTGTGA
- the rpmJ gene encoding 50S ribosomal protein L36 has protein sequence MKVRSSVKKRCEKCRIIKRKGRVMVICENPRHKQKQG, from the coding sequence ATGAAGGTTAGGTCTTCTGTAAAGAAAAGATGTGAAAAATGCAGAATTATCAAGAGAAAAGGCAGAGTTATGGTAATCTGCGAAAACCCAAGACACAAACAAAAACAAGGTTAA
- the rplP gene encoding 50S ribosomal protein L16, translating to MSLLQPKKIKWRRQHRGRMKGKANRRNFVAFGEYGLQALQPCWMTSRQIESARIAIVREAKKGAKVWIRVFPHKPVTRKPAETRMGKGKGDLDHFVAVVKPGHILFEIAGVPEEVAAEAFRKASHKLPIKTRMVKARS from the coding sequence ATGTCACTACTTCAGCCTAAAAAGATAAAATGGAGAAGACAGCATAGAGGAAGAATGAAAGGAAAGGCCAATAGAAGAAATTTTGTGGCCTTTGGAGAGTACGGACTTCAAGCACTGCAGCCATGCTGGATGACATCAAGGCAGATAGAGTCAGCCCGTATTGCAATAGTAAGGGAAGCAAAAAAAGGGGCAAAAGTCTGGATTAGAGTTTTCCCTCATAAACCTGTAACAAGAAAGCCAGCAGAGACAAGAATGGGTAAAGGTAAGGGAGACCTTGACCATTTCGTAGCTGTTGTAAAACCGGGACATATTCTTTTTGAGATTGCAGGTGTTCCGGAAGAAGTGGCTGCTGAAGCATTCAGAAAGGCAAGCCACAAATTACCAATAAAAACAAGAATGGTAAAGGCGAGGTCGTAA
- the infA gene encoding translation initiation factor IF-1 has product MGKKKKEQKEKGIVVEGTVEEALPNAMFRVKLDTGHEVLAHVSGKMRMHFIRILPGDRVKVELSPYDLTRGRIIFRM; this is encoded by the coding sequence ATGGGAAAGAAGAAAAAGGAGCAGAAAGAAAAAGGAATAGTGGTTGAGGGAACAGTAGAGGAAGCTCTTCCTAATGCTATGTTCAGGGTGAAGTTAGATACAGGACATGAAGTGCTTGCCCATGTTTCTGGTAAGATGCGTATGCATTTTATCAGAATACTCCCTGGGGACAGGGTAAAAGTAGAACTTTCCCCATATGACCTTACGAGGGGAAGAATAATATTTAGGATGTGA
- the rpsE gene encoding 30S ribosomal protein S5, producing the protein MGAKSIERLIEERQKVQPVNPAELQLEEKVVEIRRTTRVVEGGRRFSFSTLAVVGDRNGHVGFGHGKANEVPPSIAKAIADAKKHLIKVPLIEGTIPHDVIGEYESAVVLLKPARRGTGVVAGGPVRPVLELLGVTDILTKIISRTTNPNNIVRAVFDALLKVRSPEEVAKIRGIDEEKVKKNYRIYASSPIVR; encoded by the coding sequence ATGGGAGCAAAAAGCATAGAGAGATTAATAGAAGAAAGGCAGAAAGTACAGCCTGTTAATCCAGCGGAGCTACAGTTAGAAGAAAAAGTTGTTGAAATAAGAAGAACAACAAGGGTTGTTGAAGGTGGAAGAAGATTTTCCTTCTCAACACTGGCAGTTGTTGGAGATAGAAACGGTCATGTGGGATTTGGACATGGAAAAGCAAATGAGGTTCCTCCGTCAATAGCAAAAGCAATTGCAGATGCAAAGAAGCATCTAATAAAAGTTCCACTGATTGAGGGAACCATACCCCACGATGTTATTGGTGAGTATGAGTCGGCTGTTGTTCTTCTAAAGCCTGCAAGAAGAGGGACAGGTGTTGTGGCAGGAGGACCTGTCAGACCTGTTTTAGAGCTTTTAGGTGTTACAGACATACTCACAAAGATTATCAGCAGAACAACAAACCCGAACAACATAGTTAGAGCTGTGTTTGATGCTCTCCTGAAAGTAAGGTCTCCTGAAGAAGTGGCAAAAATCAGAGGAATAGATGAAGAAAAGGTTAAGAAAAACTACAGAATATACGCTTCATCTCCAATAGTCAGGTAG
- the rplR gene encoding 50S ribosomal protein L18: protein MAVKTRREKRIIRHKRIRKKVSGTAERPRMAFFKSLNNLYVQIIDDEAGKTLVSASTIDKDFVEKYGVRGGKNIEMAKKLGEFIAEKALAKGIQNVVFDRGGFIYHGKVKAFAEAAREKGLKF from the coding sequence ATGGCAGTAAAAACAAGAAGGGAAAAGAGAATAATAAGGCATAAAAGGATAAGAAAAAAGGTATCTGGAACAGCAGAAAGACCAAGAATGGCATTTTTTAAATCTCTGAACAATCTTTATGTCCAGATAATTGATGATGAAGCAGGAAAAACACTGGTAAGTGCTTCAACTATAGATAAAGATTTTGTTGAAAAATACGGAGTAAGAGGCGGTAAAAATATAGAAATGGCGAAAAAGTTAGGAGAGTTTATAGCTGAGAAAGCCCTTGCAAAAGGTATTCAAAATGTTGTTTTTGATAGAGGTGGTTTTATATACCACGGCAAAGTGAAAGCGTTTGCAGAAGCAGCAAGAGAAAAAGGACTAAAATTTTAA
- the rplX gene encoding 50S ribosomal protein L24 encodes MVKTKLKKGDTVIVIAGKEKGKVGKIKQIIRNSDPNKVRVVIEGVNIGKKHIKHIEGIQEGGIVEIERPIHISNVMYYDEKNKQRVRIGIRIKEEGNKIIKERYNKKTGETIDTIWEKEKK; translated from the coding sequence ATGGTCAAAACAAAGCTCAAAAAAGGTGATACTGTTATAGTTATTGCGGGAAAAGAGAAAGGAAAAGTAGGAAAAATAAAACAGATAATAAGAAATAGCGACCCAAACAAAGTCAGAGTTGTAATAGAAGGGGTTAACATAGGTAAGAAACATATCAAACATATTGAAGGTATTCAGGAAGGAGGCATTGTTGAGATAGAGAGACCTATACATATATCCAACGTTATGTACTATGACGAGAAGAACAAACAGAGAGTAAGAATTGGCATAAGAATCAAAGAAGAAGGAAATAAAATCATTAAGGAAAGATACAACAAAAAGACAGGTGAAACTATAGACACAATATGGGAAAAAGAAAAAAAGTAA
- the rpmC gene encoding 50S ribosomal protein L29, with amino-acid sequence MKAEELRKLTDDELKEKVKELKKKLMNLRFQNAVGGLEKPSEIKQTKRDIARILTILRERELQAQTGGE; translated from the coding sequence ATGAAAGCAGAAGAACTGAGAAAACTTACAGATGATGAACTGAAAGAGAAAGTTAAAGAGCTGAAGAAAAAACTGATGAATCTCAGATTCCAGAATGCTGTAGGTGGTTTAGAAAAACCATCTGAGATAAAGCAGACCAAGAGAGATATAGCAAGAATTCTTACAATTCTCAGAGAAAGAGAGCTTCAAGCTCAAACTGGAGGAGAGTAA
- the rpsC gene encoding 30S ribosomal protein S3 has protein sequence MGQKVHPTGFRLGITTDWKSKWFADKKRYSKILHEDLKIRRFVEEKYKQAGIADVIIERLGEKIRVKILASKPGIVIGRKGAEVEELNKILLALTDAKEVLVNVDEVKKPELNAKLVAEDIALQLERRVSHRRAMKRAIDNAMKAGAKGIKVQVGGRIGGVDLARKEWFMAGRMPLQTLRADIDYGTARASTKYGILGVKVWIYKGDKLAEQKEEVLKKIEEELHTV, from the coding sequence GTGGGTCAGAAAGTACATCCAACAGGGTTTAGATTAGGAATAACAACAGACTGGAAATCAAAATGGTTTGCAGACAAAAAGAGATATAGCAAAATTCTTCACGAAGACCTGAAAATTAGAAGGTTTGTTGAAGAAAAGTACAAACAGGCTGGGATAGCAGACGTTATTATTGAAAGACTGGGAGAAAAGATAAGAGTGAAAATACTGGCATCAAAGCCGGGAATTGTTATTGGAAGAAAAGGGGCAGAAGTTGAAGAGCTAAACAAGATACTCCTTGCATTGACAGATGCAAAAGAAGTGTTGGTAAATGTTGATGAGGTTAAAAAGCCAGAGCTCAACGCAAAATTAGTTGCAGAGGATATTGCCCTCCAGCTTGAGAGAAGGGTTTCCCACAGAAGAGCAATGAAGAGAGCAATAGACAATGCAATGAAAGCTGGAGCAAAGGGTATAAAAGTTCAGGTTGGCGGTCGTATAGGTGGAGTTGACCTTGCAAGGAAAGAGTGGTTTATGGCAGGTAGAATGCCCCTTCAAACCCTCAGAGCAGACATAGATTATGGAACAGCAAGAGCATCAACAAAGTATGGAATTTTAGGAGTTAAGGTCTGGATTTATAAAGGAGATAAATTGGCAGAGCAGAAAGAGGAAGTTCTGAAGAAGATAGAAGAAGAACTCCACACAGTTTAA
- the map gene encoding type I methionyl aminopeptidase, whose product MIELKSREDIEKLRKANKIVAEILHVIKEETKAGMTGVDLDEIARREAEKRNVKPAFLGLYGFPAALCVSINEEIVHGVPKKNRVIKEGDIVSIDFGVVYDGWYGDAAISYVVGDRISDRKKRLLEGVEKALMAGIEQCYPGKNVKDIAAAIEGTLEAYRLAPICDYGGHGIGRKPHEEPHVSNCVANAEDVVLKAGMVLAIEPMATLGRRKNFYRKLKDGWTVVSKEKALAAHFEHSVAITEEGPEILSKLD is encoded by the coding sequence ATGATTGAATTAAAAAGCAGAGAAGATATAGAAAAGCTGAGAAAAGCGAATAAGATAGTTGCAGAGATTCTCCATGTAATAAAAGAAGAGACGAAGGCAGGAATGACAGGTGTTGACCTGGATGAGATAGCAAGAAGGGAAGCAGAAAAAAGGAATGTGAAACCTGCTTTTTTAGGTTTGTATGGTTTTCCTGCTGCTTTGTGTGTTTCTATAAATGAGGAGATAGTTCACGGTGTTCCAAAAAAGAATAGGGTGATAAAGGAAGGAGACATAGTTAGCATAGATTTTGGTGTTGTTTATGACGGCTGGTATGGAGATGCTGCCATCTCTTATGTTGTAGGGGACAGAATTAGCGACAGAAAAAAAAGACTGCTGGAAGGTGTAGAAAAAGCTTTGATGGCAGGAATTGAGCAGTGTTATCCGGGAAAAAATGTTAAAGATATTGCGGCTGCTATAGAAGGCACGTTGGAAGCCTACCGCCTCGCCCCTATATGTGATTATGGGGGACACGGCATAGGGCGAAAGCCCCACGAAGAGCCACACGTTTCAAACTGTGTGGCAAATGCAGAAGATGTTGTTTTAAAGGCTGGTATGGTTTTGGCCATTGAGCCAATGGCAACATTAGGTAGGAGAAAGAACTTCTACCGTAAATTGAAAGATGGCTGGACTGTTGTTTCAAAAGAGAAGGCACTTGCTGCACATTTTGAGCACTCTGTTGCAATAACAGAAGAGGGTCCAGAGATACTTTCTAAACTTGATTAG
- the rplE gene encoding 50S ribosomal protein L5: MAVSERYVPRLRKKYEEEVAPKLMERFGYKSSMQVPRIKKIVVNMGVGEAVQDIKQLDRAVEDLMAITGQRPEIRRAKKAEAGFKLRRGLPVGARVTLRKERMWDFLDKLISVALPRVRDFRGLNPMSFDGRGNYAFGISEQIIFPEIDYDKVDRIRGMDIIIETSAETDEEAKYLLALLGLPIRG; encoded by the coding sequence ATGGCAGTTTCAGAAAGGTATGTTCCAAGACTAAGAAAGAAATACGAAGAAGAAGTAGCTCCAAAACTGATGGAAAGATTTGGATACAAATCATCTATGCAGGTTCCAAGAATTAAAAAGATTGTTGTTAATATGGGAGTAGGAGAAGCAGTTCAGGATATAAAACAGCTTGATAGAGCAGTTGAAGATCTTATGGCAATAACAGGGCAGAGACCAGAAATCAGAAGAGCAAAAAAGGCAGAGGCTGGTTTCAAGCTGAGGAGAGGTCTTCCAGTTGGAGCAAGGGTAACCCTCAGAAAAGAGAGAATGTGGGACTTTTTAGACAAGCTGATATCTGTTGCACTTCCAAGGGTGAGAGATTTTAGAGGACTTAACCCTATGTCATTTGATGGTAGAGGAAATTATGCATTTGGTATCTCTGAACAGATAATATTCCCAGAGATAGATTACGACAAAGTAGATAGAATCAGGGGAATGGATATTATTATTGAAACGTCAGCTGAAACCGATGAGGAGGCAAAGTATCTCCTTGCATTACTTGGACTGCCAATAAGAGGATAA
- the rpsM gene encoding 30S ribosomal protein S13 — MARIAGVDLPDRKRLEIALTYIYGIGKTRAKEILEKTGIDGMKRVGELTPDELNTIRKFIEQNYKVEGDLRREVAVNIKRLMDMGCYRGIRHRLGLPVRGQRTKTNAKTRRRFAGRIKRR, encoded by the coding sequence ATGGCTCGTATAGCTGGTGTAGATTTACCAGACAGAAAAAGACTGGAGATAGCTCTTACCTACATATACGGTATAGGAAAAACAAGAGCAAAAGAGATATTAGAAAAAACAGGAATAGATGGAATGAAGAGAGTTGGAGAGCTTACTCCAGATGAGTTGAACACAATCAGAAAATTTATTGAGCAAAACTACAAAGTGGAAGGTGACCTGAGAAGGGAAGTTGCAGTTAACATAAAGAGACTGATGGATATGGGATGCTACAGAGGAATAAGACACAGACTTGGTCTTCCTGTGAGAGGACAGAGAACAAAAACCAATGCAAAGACAAGAAGAAGATTCGCAGGAAGAATTAAAAGAAGGTAA
- the secY gene encoding preprotein translocase subunit SecY yields MIEKIKNILEIQDLRKRILYTLIMFAVYRLGTHIPVPGVDAQTLSHYFNAAGGALFNIYNLFSGGALGRLSVFALGIMPYISAAIIMQLLTAVIPSLERLQKEEGEYGRWKITQYTRYLTIAIAAFQSFALSTWISNITTETGQHLISVSPFVFVFLTTVIITTGVVFLMWIGERITEFGIGNGISMLILASIVAGVPNAVISTYEQLKVGELSVFQVGTAIVVIIVVVAGIIYIQEAERRIPINYARRNIGALGETATYIPFKLNPAGVIPIIFAVALLMFPATIAQMFVEHSHIARVIADILSPQSYWYFLIYVGLIIFFSYFYTAILVNPVDIADNLRKSGAFIPGIRAGTQTAEYLNFVLTRIIFVGSIFLAAIAVLPMFLIKWLNVPFYFGGTSALIVVVVALDTLHQIEAHLAMKRYEGFLKRS; encoded by the coding sequence TTGATTGAAAAAATAAAGAATATATTAGAGATACAGGATTTAAGGAAAAGAATCCTGTATACATTGATAATGTTTGCTGTTTATAGACTGGGGACACACATTCCTGTCCCCGGTGTAGATGCACAGACACTTTCCCACTACTTTAATGCTGCAGGCGGAGCTCTCTTTAACATATACAACCTGTTCTCTGGTGGTGCCTTAGGCAGACTTTCAGTTTTTGCCCTCGGTATAATGCCATACATATCGGCAGCAATCATTATGCAGCTTTTAACTGCTGTTATTCCGTCTTTGGAAAGACTTCAGAAGGAAGAAGGTGAATACGGAAGATGGAAGATAACCCAGTATACAAGATACTTAACAATTGCAATAGCGGCATTTCAGTCTTTTGCCCTTTCCACGTGGATTAGCAACATAACAACAGAGACAGGACAGCATCTTATATCTGTCTCTCCTTTTGTTTTCGTGTTTCTAACAACAGTTATTATCACAACAGGTGTTGTTTTTCTTATGTGGATAGGGGAAAGAATTACAGAGTTTGGTATTGGAAATGGTATATCTATGCTTATACTTGCCAGTATAGTGGCTGGAGTTCCAAATGCTGTTATCTCCACATATGAGCAGCTAAAGGTTGGAGAACTTTCTGTATTTCAGGTAGGAACAGCTATTGTTGTGATTATTGTTGTTGTTGCAGGAATTATATACATACAAGAAGCAGAAAGGAGAATACCAATAAACTATGCAAGAAGAAATATAGGAGCGTTAGGAGAAACTGCCACATACATTCCATTCAAGCTCAACCCTGCTGGCGTTATTCCAATCATATTTGCTGTTGCACTTTTGATGTTTCCAGCAACAATAGCCCAGATGTTTGTTGAACACAGTCATATAGCCCGTGTGATTGCAGATATTCTCTCTCCACAGAGTTACTGGTATTTTCTTATATATGTAGGACTTATCATATTTTTCTCTTACTTCTACACTGCAATATTAGTTAACCCTGTTGATATTGCTGACAATCTCCGTAAAAGTGGTGCGTTTATACCGGGCATAAGAGCAGGGACGCAGACGGCAGAGTATCTGAACTTTGTTCTCACAAGAATAATATTTGTAGGTTCTATATTCCTTGCAGCGATAGCTGTTCTTCCCATGTTCCTGATAAAATGGCTTAACGTTCCTTTTTACTTTGGTGGAACCTCTGCACTAATTGTTGTTGTTGTTGCCCTTGATACACTTCATCAGATAGAAGCCCATCTTGCAATGAAAAGATATGAAGGATTTCTAAAGAGGAGCTAA
- the rplF gene encoding 50S ribosomal protein L6, whose product MSRIGKKPIDIPNGVQVTVSESNHVVVKGPKGQLEGDFNPKLSIKVEDNQIKIERPDDSAFMRAIHGTTRALIANMVKGVTEGFTVELEIVGIGYRANMKGKALELQLGYSHPIIYEPPEGIQIAVEGNIIKVSGIDKQKVGQVAAEIREFRKPDPYKGKGVRYKGEVLKLKPGKSVGKK is encoded by the coding sequence ATGTCAAGGATTGGTAAAAAACCTATTGATATACCAAATGGTGTTCAGGTTACAGTAAGTGAAAGCAACCATGTTGTTGTAAAAGGTCCAAAAGGACAGTTAGAAGGAGACTTTAATCCTAAATTGAGCATAAAAGTAGAGGATAACCAGATAAAGATAGAAAGACCAGATGACTCAGCATTTATGAGAGCTATACACGGAACAACAAGAGCACTTATCGCCAATATGGTAAAAGGCGTTACAGAAGGTTTTACAGTGGAGTTAGAAATTGTAGGTATCGGTTACAGGGCGAACATGAAAGGTAAAGCTTTAGAGCTTCAGCTTGGTTATTCCCACCCTATAATTTATGAGCCGCCAGAGGGAATTCAGATAGCAGTTGAGGGGAACATAATAAAAGTTTCAGGAATAGACAAACAAAAGGTAGGACAGGTTGCTGCAGAAATCAGAGAATTTAGAAAACCAGATCCATATAAAGGAAAAGGTGTCAGATATAAAGGTGAAGTTCTCAAGCTAAAGCCAGGTAAATCTGTAGGTAAAAAATAA
- the rpmD gene encoding 50S ribosomal protein L30 produces the protein MKIKVKLVRGLAGKRKDQIQAVKSLGLKKINDERILEKNPMVLGNIRKAHHLIQVEEVE, from the coding sequence ATGAAAATAAAGGTAAAACTTGTTAGAGGACTTGCAGGAAAGAGAAAAGACCAGATACAGGCTGTAAAATCTCTTGGTCTGAAAAAAATAAATGATGAAAGAATCTTAGAAAAAAATCCTATGGTTCTCGGAAATATAAGAAAAGCTCATCATCTTATTCAAGTGGAGGAAGTGGAATAA
- the rplO gene encoding 50S ribosomal protein L15 has product MKLHQLKPAEGATKTHKRVGRGIGSGHGKTSGRGHKGQKSRRGYGTLPAFFEGGQTPFIMRIPKRGFKNPNKKEYEIVNLKTLEERFEANAEITPEILKEKRIIHCTSAVKILGDGELTKPLKVKAHKFSKTAEEKIKAAGGSCEIIE; this is encoded by the coding sequence ATAAAACTTCATCAGTTAAAACCAGCAGAGGGAGCTACAAAAACCCACAAAAGGGTAGGTAGAGGTATAGGCTCAGGACACGGTAAAACTTCAGGAAGAGGTCATAAGGGACAGAAGTCAAGAAGAGGATACGGAACTCTCCCCGCATTCTTTGAAGGTGGACAGACGCCATTTATAATGAGAATCCCAAAAAGGGGATTCAAGAACCCTAATAAAAAAGAGTATGAGATAGTAAACCTGAAAACACTCGAAGAGAGATTTGAAGCAAATGCAGAAATAACTCCAGAAATTTTAAAAGAAAAAAGAATTATCCACTGCACGTCGGCAGTAAAAATATTGGGAGATGGAGAGCTTACAAAACCTCTTAAGGTAAAAGCCCATAAATTTTCAAAAACTGCAGAAGAGAAGATAAAGGCTGCAGGTGGAAGCTGTGAAATAATTGAATAA
- the rpsH gene encoding 30S ribosomal protein S8, whose amino-acid sequence MIVDPIADMLARINNAIKARKSEVYVPHSKIKEKIVEILKREGYIEDYTISEENKKGNQGTIIIKLKYLGPRNTKPVIQGLKRVSKPGLRKYTDSKHIPYVRKGLGIAILSTNKGILTDAEARKQKVGGEVLCYIW is encoded by the coding sequence ATGATAGTTGACCCAATAGCAGATATGCTGGCAAGGATAAACAACGCAATAAAAGCCAGAAAAAGTGAGGTTTACGTTCCCCATTCTAAAATCAAAGAGAAAATAGTTGAAATCTTAAAAAGAGAAGGATACATAGAAGACTACACAATATCAGAGGAAAACAAAAAAGGAAATCAGGGAACAATAATAATAAAATTGAAATACTTAGGTCCAAGAAATACAAAGCCTGTTATACAGGGTCTGAAAAGGGTATCTAAACCGGGGCTGAGAAAATACACAGATTCAAAGCATATACCATACGTGAGAAAAGGATTAGGTATAGCCATACTTTCCACAAATAAAGGAATATTAACAGATGCTGAAGCAAGAAAGCAGAAAGTTGGTGGAGAAGTTCTCTGCTATATCTGGTAA